From a region of the Pseudanabaena sp. ABRG5-3 genome:
- a CDS encoding NAD(P)H-quinone oxidoreductase subunit N, protein MPLIATDKIVKDLEKAGALAMRVPPEGGYEGRYQLRLKNAGYEILFITARGLGDVNSYLTGVHGVRPSHLGKTEIRTYFIPPAIQFRLNALPPKSKGLVVWLIEGKYLSKEELETLSQIPDRDPRVKIVIETGSDRQVTWQPLKQAVAA, encoded by the coding sequence ATGCCATTGATTGCAACCGATAAGATTGTCAAAGACCTTGAAAAGGCAGGCGCTTTAGCAATGCGAGTCCCCCCTGAAGGTGGTTATGAAGGTCGCTACCAACTCCGCCTCAAAAATGCAGGGTATGAAATTCTCTTCATTACTGCCCGTGGTCTCGGCGATGTAAATAGCTATCTCACAGGTGTTCATGGTGTGCGGCCCTCTCACCTTGGCAAAACCGAAATTCGTACCTATTTTATTCCTCCCGCGATCCAATTCCGTCTCAATGCTTTGCCCCCCAAATCCAAGGGTTTAGTTGTGTGGCTGATTGAAGGAAAATATCTCTCTAAGGAGGAGTTAGAAACGCTCAGTCAAATTCCCGATCGCGATCCGCGTGTCAAAATCGTGATTGAAACGGGTAGCGATCGCCAAGTAACTTGGCAACCACTCAAACAAGCAGTTGCTGCATAA
- a CDS encoding zinc finger domain-containing protein has protein sequence MRYYTFGNLPNGSGGDGDRWSGVRFWLTTLLIFWTLSTIGLGWLVNSFFILIGLLTFVPIIAFFGLQWWVKRSIVTADCPVCEASFTASRATQFQCPNCGEPLQEQQNKFVRITPPGTIDIDVQVVE, from the coding sequence ATGAGATACTACACATTTGGCAATCTGCCCAACGGATCGGGAGGTGATGGCGATCGCTGGTCAGGTGTGCGTTTTTGGCTCACAACGTTACTCATTTTCTGGACATTGAGTACGATTGGGCTAGGTTGGCTAGTTAACTCGTTCTTTATCTTGATTGGTCTTCTTACTTTTGTCCCTATAATTGCCTTTTTCGGTTTGCAATGGTGGGTAAAGCGCAGCATTGTGACAGCAGATTGTCCTGTGTGTGAGGCAAGCTTTACCGCCTCAAGAGCCACCCAATTTCAATGTCCTAACTGTGGTGAACCTTTACAAGAGCAACAAAATAAATTTGTGCGGATTACCCCCCCAGGTACGATTGATATTGATGTCCAAGTAGTTGAGTAA